ATAGACCCGTAGGAGGAATTCGTGCATGATGCCTTTGGTCATGGCGTCCATGGCGCGAAAGGGTTCGTCCAGCAGGAGTACCTTGGGGTCATTCATCAGGGCGCGGGCAATCTCGACCCGTCGTCGCATGCCCGAGGAAAGCGAATCCGGGTAGTTGTTGATTGTGTCTTGCAAGCCTAACTCGTTCAAAAGCTCAAGGGCGCGTTTGCTGGCCGATGCTTCGCTTTCACCCTGTACCACAGGGCCAAACATGGTGTTTTCGAGCACAGTGTACCAAGGGAAGAGTGCGCCGTTTTGAAAAACCACCACGCGGTCGGCTCCAGGCGGGGTAAGCATCTCTGGGCTGCACAGGAGTTTGTCGTCCAAATATATTTCGCCGCCGGTGATGCCGTGAAAACCGGCAATGGCATTGAGTAGCGTGGTTTTGCCGCAGCCCGACGGTCCCACCACCATACAGAATTCACCTGCTTCCAGTTCCAGAGAGCAATCGTCTACGGCACAGATGTTGAGGCCGTCGGGGTCATAGACCTTGCTGGCGTGACGGATGCTGATCTTACCTTCTTTTGCGGTATTCATGCCTTACCTCACCGTCCAGCGCATGAGCTGATTGCCTGCAATACGGATCAGGGCGCTGCAGAAATAGCCGATGAGTCCCAGCGTCATCATGCCGATGACAATGACCGGGTACTGACTGAGAACGTATGAATCCCAGATGAGATAGCCTAGGCCGTATTCGCCGGAGAGCATCTCCGCTGCCACCAGAGAGAACCAAGCCACGCCCATGCTGATTTGTAGACCCGTAAAGATGAAGGGCAAGGCTCCCGGT
Above is a window of Desulfomicrobium orale DSM 12838 DNA encoding:
- a CDS encoding ABC transporter ATP-binding protein, with amino-acid sequence MNTAKEGKISIRHASKVYDPDGLNICAVDDCSLELEAGEFCMVVGPSGCGKTTLLNAIAGFHGITGGEIYLDDKLLCSPEMLTPPGADRVVVFQNGALFPWYTVLENTMFGPVVQGESEASASKRALELLNELGLQDTINNYPDSLSSGMRRRVEIARALMNDPKVLLLDEPFRAMDAMTKGIMHEFLLRVYDRVCKTIFFITHDLEEAILLGNKVVIMTTRPCRVKQMIDVDIPRPRDFKVRTSERYFELKNLVVEAVHEEARKAFESGERELA